In a single window of the Venenivibrio stagnispumantis genome:
- a CDS encoding sugar phosphate nucleotidyltransferase yields the protein MKSIILAGGSGTRLFPLSRQKFPKQFLKFADNETLLQKTVNRNLKAVKNPENIVIITNNDYQFHVK from the coding sequence AATAATACTTGCAGGTGGAAGTGGGACAAGGCTATTCCCTTTATCAAGACAAAAATTTCCAAAACAGTTTTTAAAATTTGCAGATAATGAAACATTGCTTCAAAAAACCGTTAATAGAAATTTAAAAGCAGTTAAAAATCCAGAAAATATTGTTATAATCACAAATAATGATTATCAATTCCATGTGAAAAA